In Pseudomonas lalkuanensis, the following are encoded in one genomic region:
- a CDS encoding hemolysin family protein, with the protein MDPSPSSSFLSYFADFGLILFALFLVLLNGFFVAAEFAMVKLRSTRVEAIADQHGWRGRILRTVHNQLDAYLSACQLGITLASLGLGWVGEPAFAHLLQPLLESVGIESQKLVHGIAFFTAFFIISYLHIVVGELAPKSWAIRKPELLSLWTAAPLYAFYWLMYPAIWLLNASANTILRIAGQGEPGPHHEHHYSRDELKLILHSSRARDPSDQDMRVLASAVEMGELEVVDWANSREDLIYLEHDAPLADILSVIRRHKYSRYPVHDDQKGEFIGVLHIKDLLLALSALDSLPESFDLAELTHPLERVTKHMPLSRLLEQFRQGGAHFALVEEADGKVVGFLTMEDVLEVLVGDIQDEHRKTERGVLAYQPGKLLVRGDTPLFKVERLLGINLDHVEADTLAGLVYETLNRVPEEEEVLETDGLRIIVKKMKGPKIVLAKVLKLD; encoded by the coding sequence CGCTCAACCCGCGTCGAAGCCATCGCCGACCAGCACGGCTGGCGTGGCCGCATCCTGCGCACCGTACACAACCAGCTGGACGCCTACCTGTCGGCCTGCCAGTTGGGCATTACCCTGGCCTCCCTTGGCCTCGGCTGGGTCGGTGAGCCGGCCTTCGCCCACCTGCTGCAGCCGCTGCTCGAGTCCGTCGGCATCGAATCGCAGAAGCTGGTCCACGGCATCGCCTTCTTCACTGCGTTCTTCATCATTTCCTACCTGCACATCGTGGTCGGTGAGCTGGCCCCCAAGTCCTGGGCCATCCGCAAGCCCGAGCTGCTCTCGCTGTGGACCGCCGCGCCGCTGTACGCCTTCTACTGGCTGATGTACCCGGCCATCTGGCTGCTCAACGCCAGCGCCAACACCATCCTGCGCATCGCCGGACAAGGCGAACCCGGCCCGCACCACGAGCATCACTACAGCCGCGACGAACTGAAGCTGATTCTCCACTCCAGCCGCGCCCGCGACCCCAGCGACCAGGACATGCGCGTGCTGGCCTCGGCGGTGGAGATGGGCGAACTGGAAGTGGTGGACTGGGCCAACTCCCGCGAAGACCTGATCTACCTGGAGCACGACGCACCGCTGGCGGACATCCTCAGCGTGATCCGCCGCCACAAGTACAGCCGCTACCCGGTGCACGACGACCAGAAAGGCGAATTCATCGGCGTCCTGCACATCAAGGACCTGCTGCTGGCCCTGTCGGCGCTGGACAGCCTGCCGGAATCCTTCGACCTCGCCGAACTCACCCACCCGCTGGAACGCGTGACCAAGCACATGCCGCTGTCGCGCCTGCTGGAGCAGTTCCGCCAGGGCGGCGCGCACTTCGCCCTGGTTGAAGAAGCCGACGGCAAGGTGGTGGGCTTCCTGACCATGGAAGACGTGCTGGAAGTGCTGGTGGGCGATATCCAGGACGAACACCGCAAGACCGAACGCGGCGTGCTCGCCTACCAGCCGGGCAAGCTGCTGGTGCGCGGCGACACCCCGCTGTTCAAGGTGGAACGCCTGCTGGGCATCAACCTCGACCACGTCGAAGCCGACACCCTCGCCGGCCTCGTCTATGAGACCCTCAACCGCGTGCCGGAAGAGGAAGAAGTGCTGGAAACCGACGGCCTGCGCATCATCGTGAAGAAGATGAAGGGCCCGAAAATCGTCCTCGCCAAGGTGCTCAAGCTCGACTGA
- a CDS encoding peptidoglycan DD-metalloendopeptidase family protein codes for MLGRLLSLALLLGMSLPAAALTIYKYTDANGVVTYTDKAVSGAQVFVFRDRMVERLDRSVKLETKKHDAGETLLLRNDLFAPVEVELRIDQAENVSGAPGQPIRWVLAPRSSMRMATLAPADPSRPMRYKPKLRYAMGDPRLQPVLYRYPLPWMGGPFRLTQGANGRYSHFTPKGRYALDIAMPEGTPIVAARPGVVVKIENDQSGRGNNPSGNFVRILHDDGTMGVYLHLMRGSVQVREGQQVAIGERIARSGNTGNSTGPHLHFVIQRNMGLALESIPFDFAQPVDTLPNFAVGGE; via the coding sequence ATGCTGGGGCGACTTCTTTCTCTGGCGCTGCTGCTCGGCATGAGCCTGCCGGCCGCTGCGTTGACCATCTACAAGTACACCGACGCCAATGGTGTGGTGACCTACACCGACAAGGCCGTGTCCGGTGCCCAGGTGTTCGTCTTCCGTGACCGCATGGTGGAGCGCCTGGACCGGTCGGTGAAGCTGGAGACGAAGAAGCACGACGCCGGCGAGACCCTGCTGCTGCGCAACGACCTGTTCGCCCCGGTGGAGGTGGAATTGCGCATCGACCAGGCGGAAAACGTCTCGGGCGCTCCCGGCCAGCCCATTCGCTGGGTGCTGGCACCGCGCAGCAGCATGCGCATGGCCACCCTGGCCCCGGCCGACCCGAGCCGTCCCATGCGCTACAAGCCCAAGCTGCGCTACGCCATGGGCGACCCGCGCCTGCAGCCGGTGCTCTACCGCTATCCGCTGCCCTGGATGGGCGGCCCCTTCCGCCTGACCCAGGGCGCCAACGGTCGCTACAGTCACTTCACCCCCAAGGGCCGCTACGCCCTGGACATCGCCATGCCCGAAGGCACGCCCATCGTCGCGGCCCGTCCCGGCGTGGTGGTGAAGATCGAGAACGACCAGAGTGGCCGGGGCAACAACCCGTCCGGCAACTTCGTGCGCATCCTGCACGACGACGGCACCATGGGCGTCTACCTGCACCTGATGCGGGGTTCGGTGCAGGTGCGCGAGGGGCAGCAGGTGGCCATCGGCGAACGCATCGCCCGGTCCGGCAATACCGGCAACAGCACCGGCCCGCACCTGCACTTCGTCATCCAGCGCAACATGGGCCTGGCGCTGGAATCCATTCCCTTCGACTTCGCCCAGCCGGTGGATACCCTGCCGAACTTCGCGGTGGGGGGGGAGTAG
- a CDS encoding response regulator, with translation MGKVNVLVVDDASFIRDLVKKGLRDNFPGIQIEEAINGRKAQQLLARASIDLILCDWEMPEMSGLELLTWCREQDNLKTTPFIMVTSRGDKENVIQAIQAGVSDYIGKPFSNDQLVTKVKKALARSGKLEALMSSAPVKLPNAGGFANDSLAALTGGKAEVVRPATAPAPAAPAPAARPAAPTPSAKSASQAPGGRGQAQLRLPAGVLACVIKALSLKDAQLVVRRGEPLPQVLESAVLDLEQGEGGEVARLNGYLHSVAALEPKPDSEWLQLTFRFVDRDPQKLDYLSRLIARGTAQKHFVPGA, from the coding sequence ATGGGCAAGGTCAACGTGCTGGTGGTGGACGATGCGTCCTTTATCCGCGATCTGGTGAAGAAGGGGCTGCGCGACAACTTTCCCGGTATCCAGATCGAAGAGGCGATCAATGGGCGCAAGGCCCAGCAATTGCTCGCCCGCGCCAGTATCGACCTGATCCTCTGCGACTGGGAAATGCCCGAGATGTCGGGGCTGGAATTGCTCACCTGGTGCCGTGAGCAGGACAACCTGAAGACCACGCCCTTCATCATGGTCACCAGCCGTGGTGACAAGGAGAACGTCATCCAGGCCATCCAGGCCGGCGTCTCCGACTACATTGGCAAACCCTTCTCCAACGATCAGTTGGTCACCAAGGTGAAGAAGGCCCTGGCCCGCAGCGGCAAGCTCGAAGCCCTGATGTCCAGCGCGCCGGTCAAGCTGCCCAACGCCGGCGGCTTTGCCAACGACTCCCTCGCAGCGCTCACCGGCGGCAAGGCCGAGGTGGTCCGTCCTGCGACCGCGCCGGCACCTGCCGCCCCCGCGCCCGCGGCCAGACCCGCCGCGCCGACCCCGTCGGCGAAATCCGCCTCCCAGGCCCCCGGTGGCCGGGGCCAGGCCCAGCTACGGTTGCCGGCGGGTGTGCTGGCCTGTGTGATCAAGGCCCTGAGCCTGAAGGATGCACAGCTTGTGGTGCGCCGTGGCGAACCGCTGCCGCAGGTGCTGGAGAGCGCGGTGCTCGACCTGGAGCAGGGCGAGGGTGGCGAAGTGGCGCGGCTCAACGGCTACCTGCACTCGGTGGCGGCGCTGGAGCCGAAGCCCGACAGCGAGTGGCTGCAGCTGACCTTCCGCTTTGTCGATCGCGACCCGCAGAAGCTCGATTACCTGTCCCGTCTGATCGCCCGCGGCACCGCGCAGAAGCATTTCGTCCCCGGCGCCTGA
- the phoU gene encoding phosphate signaling complex protein PhoU yields the protein MIDKDSLTHHISQQFNAELEEVRSHLLAMGGLVEKQVNDAVTALIDADSGLAQQVREIDDQINQMERNIDEECVRILARRQPAASDLRLIISISKSVIDLERIGDEASKIARRAIQLCEEGVAPRGYVEVRHIGDQVRKMVQEALDAFARFDADLALSVAQYDKNIDREYKTALRELVTYMMEDPRAISRVLNVIWALRSLERIGDHARNISELVIYLVRGTDVRHMGLARMTEEVKGNGANKDATQG from the coding sequence ATGATCGACAAAGACAGCCTCACCCATCACATCTCCCAGCAGTTCAACGCCGAACTGGAGGAAGTGCGCAGCCACCTCCTGGCGATGGGCGGCCTGGTCGAGAAGCAGGTCAACGACGCGGTCACCGCGCTGATCGACGCCGACTCGGGCCTCGCCCAGCAAGTGCGCGAGATCGACGACCAGATCAACCAGATGGAGCGCAACATCGACGAGGAGTGCGTGCGCATCCTCGCCCGTCGCCAGCCGGCGGCCTCCGACCTGCGCCTGATCATCAGCATCTCCAAGTCGGTGATCGACCTCGAGCGCATCGGCGACGAAGCCTCGAAGATCGCCCGTCGCGCCATTCAGCTCTGCGAGGAAGGGGTTGCCCCGCGCGGCTACGTCGAGGTGCGCCACATCGGTGACCAGGTGCGCAAGATGGTCCAGGAAGCCCTGGACGCCTTCGCCCGCTTCGACGCCGACCTCGCCCTGTCGGTGGCCCAGTACGACAAGAACATCGACCGCGAATACAAGACCGCGCTGCGTGAACTGGTCACCTACATGATGGAAGACCCGCGCGCCATCAGCCGCGTGCTCAACGTCATCTGGGCCCTGCGTTCCCTTGAGCGTATCGGCGACCATGCGCGCAACATTTCCGAGCTGGTGATCTACCTGGTGCGGGGCACCGACGTTCGCCATATGGGCCTGGCGCGCATGACCGAGGAAGTGAAGGGCAATGGCGCCAACAAGGATGCCACCCAGGGCTGA
- the pstB gene encoding phosphate ABC transporter ATP-binding protein PstB, with amino-acid sequence MQHETHSHGVNISALGRDKQNLSLANETVALEVPGLSLFYGEKQALHNVSMNIPKQRVTAFIGPSGCGKSTLLRCFNRMNDLVDGCRVDGEIRLDGNNIYRKGEDVAELRRRVGMVFQKPNPFPKSIYENVVYGLRIQGINKKRVLDEAVEWALKGAALWDEVKDRLHESALGLSGGQQQRLVIARTIAVEPEVLLLDEPCSALDPISTLKVEELIYELKSKYTIVIVTHNMQQAARVSDYTAFMYMGKLIEFGDTDTLFTNPAKKQTEDYITGRYG; translated from the coding sequence ATGCAACATGAAACCCACAGCCACGGCGTCAACATTTCCGCCCTCGGCCGCGACAAGCAGAACCTGAGCCTGGCGAACGAGACCGTCGCCCTCGAAGTGCCGGGACTGTCTCTGTTCTACGGTGAGAAGCAGGCGCTGCACAACGTCAGCATGAACATCCCGAAGCAGCGCGTGACCGCCTTCATTGGCCCGTCCGGTTGCGGCAAGTCCACCCTGCTGCGCTGCTTCAACCGCATGAACGACCTGGTGGACGGCTGCCGCGTCGACGGTGAGATCCGCCTCGACGGCAACAACATCTACCGCAAGGGCGAGGACGTGGCCGAGCTGCGCCGCCGTGTGGGCATGGTGTTCCAGAAGCCGAACCCCTTCCCCAAGAGCATCTACGAGAACGTGGTGTACGGCCTGCGCATCCAGGGCATCAACAAGAAGCGCGTGCTGGATGAAGCCGTGGAGTGGGCGCTGAAGGGCGCCGCCCTGTGGGACGAGGTGAAGGATCGCCTGCACGAATCCGCCCTCGGCCTCTCCGGCGGTCAGCAGCAGCGTCTGGTGATCGCCCGTACCATCGCCGTGGAGCCGGAAGTCCTGCTGCTCGACGAACCCTGCTCGGCCCTGGACCCGATCTCCACCCTGAAGGTGGAAGAGCTGATCTATGAGCTCAAGAGCAAGTACACCATCGTCATCGTGACCCACAACATGCAGCAGGCGGCACGTGTTTCCGACTACACCGCTTTCATGTACATGGGCAAGCTTATCGAGTTCGGTGATACCGATACCCTGTTCACCAATCCGGCCAAGAAGCAGACCGAAGACTACATCACCGGTCGCTACGGCTAG
- the pstA gene encoding phosphate ABC transporter permease PstA produces the protein MKKVSLKNWFKSGAPGVWISGGAVSIAVIMTIGLLAVIAVRGLAHFWPADLVEAQYSIPGQPAKPVIGEAVQIEEVSRARLKGAGLPVPEDGPEFMTRELLKVGNRDVYGSDFTWVVGDWLLDQKYPADLVALERREWGNFYGRLVAVKENGQVVAEGDAAMPALLERLKRVNDLYGKLYQLEKKDIGGINHGLERLRLQTRKLELNNALTPEAQADIAAQRAELEKRYKGLEEQLMGLHQEFNRDSVVVREAGGKEQEISLGKVVHAYQPNAMGVGAKFSFYFSKLWEFLADDPREANTEGGIFPAIFGTIMMTLIMAVIVTPFGVIAAIYLREYAKQGPLTRVIRIAVNNLAGVPAIVYGVFGLGFFVYVLGGSLDRMFFPESAPAPTFGTPGLLWASLTLAILAVPVVIVATEEGLARIPRAVREGSLALGATKAETLWKVVLPMASPAMMTGLILAVARAAGEVAPLMLVGVVKLAPSLPVDGNYPYLHLDQKIMHLGFHIYDVGFQSPNVEAARPLVYATALLLVMVIALLNFSAVAIRNHLREKYKALDS, from the coding sequence GTGAAAAAGGTTTCCCTGAAAAACTGGTTCAAGAGTGGCGCACCGGGCGTCTGGATAAGCGGTGGCGCGGTTTCCATCGCGGTCATCATGACCATCGGCCTGCTGGCGGTGATCGCCGTGCGCGGTCTGGCCCACTTCTGGCCGGCGGATCTGGTGGAGGCGCAGTACTCCATTCCCGGCCAGCCAGCCAAGCCGGTCATCGGCGAAGCGGTGCAGATCGAGGAAGTGTCCCGTGCGCGCCTGAAGGGTGCCGGCCTGCCGGTACCCGAAGACGGCCCGGAATTCATGACCCGCGAACTGCTCAAGGTGGGCAACCGTGACGTCTATGGCAGCGACTTCACCTGGGTGGTGGGCGACTGGCTGCTGGACCAGAAATACCCGGCCGACCTGGTGGCGCTGGAGCGTCGCGAGTGGGGCAACTTCTACGGCCGCCTGGTGGCGGTGAAGGAAAACGGCCAGGTAGTGGCCGAAGGCGACGCCGCCATGCCCGCGCTGCTGGAGCGCCTGAAGCGCGTGAACGACCTCTACGGCAAGCTCTACCAGCTGGAGAAGAAGGACATCGGCGGCATCAACCACGGCCTGGAGCGCCTGCGCCTGCAGACCCGCAAGCTGGAGCTGAACAATGCCCTGACCCCCGAGGCCCAGGCCGACATCGCCGCCCAGCGCGCGGAGCTGGAGAAGCGCTACAAGGGCCTGGAAGAGCAGCTCATGGGCCTGCACCAGGAGTTCAACCGCGACAGCGTGGTGGTCCGTGAAGCCGGCGGCAAGGAGCAGGAAATCAGCCTTGGCAAGGTGGTTCATGCCTACCAGCCGAACGCCATGGGCGTCGGTGCCAAGTTCAGCTTCTACTTCTCCAAGCTGTGGGAATTCCTCGCCGACGACCCGCGTGAAGCCAACACCGAAGGCGGTATTTTCCCGGCCATCTTCGGCACCATCATGATGACCCTGATCATGGCCGTGATCGTCACCCCCTTCGGTGTGATCGCCGCCATTTACCTGCGCGAATACGCCAAGCAGGGCCCGCTGACCCGCGTGATCCGCATCGCGGTGAACAACCTGGCGGGCGTTCCGGCCATCGTCTACGGCGTGTTCGGCCTGGGCTTCTTCGTCTATGTGCTCGGGGGGTCGCTGGACCGCATGTTCTTCCCCGAGTCCGCGCCGGCGCCGACCTTCGGCACCCCGGGCCTGCTCTGGGCGTCCCTGACCCTGGCGATCCTCGCCGTACCGGTGGTGATCGTGGCCACCGAGGAAGGCCTGGCGCGTATTCCGCGTGCCGTGCGTGAAGGCTCCCTGGCCCTCGGTGCGACCAAGGCCGAAACCCTGTGGAAAGTGGTCCTGCCCATGGCCAGCCCGGCCATGATGACCGGCCTGATCCTCGCCGTGGCCCGCGCGGCCGGTGAAGTGGCCCCGCTGATGCTGGTGGGTGTGGTGAAGCTGGCGCCGAGCCTGCCGGTGGACGGCAACTACCCGTACCTGCACCTGGACCAGAAGATCATGCACCTGGGCTTCCACATCTATGACGTCGGCTTCCAGAGCCCGAACGTAGAAGCCGCGCGCCCGCTGGTCTATGCGACCGCGCTGCTGCTGGTGATGGTGATCGCCCTGCTGAACTTCTCGGCCGTCGCCATCCGTAACCACCTGCGCGAGAAATACAAGGCGCTGGACAGCTGA
- a CDS encoding ABC transporter permease subunit, giving the protein MTDLANSLTSSKNPPARIDFNTPALQRKRRMRALMDHLTRWYVLVGGLAVLGAITLIFFYLAYVVLPLFQGAELTAKKAQSPAWLQQQDAGKPLLLALEEQNMVGMRVADKGEVQFFSVKDASLLKRQQLPLPAGASVVSIGQDQPGSPLVVLGLSNGQALIFKHSYNVTYPDNKKAIEPLVSFPYGEAPMALDAQGRALEHVALSINDETMVLAGSTGSQLHVQQVVSEENMLTGETTQEQSSIELPQIAEPIKAIYIDPRHQWLYVLNGRAHADVFSLREKALNGRYKLLEDGEREVTASTMLLGGISLMVGDSKGGITQWFMARDPDGSSRLKHIRDFQLGTNPVVQINAEERRKGFIALDSSGHLGVFHSTANRTLLVESVTDGSGLMALSPRANRIVVEEGSQLMPFSLRNPHPEVSWSALWGKVWYESYEEPKYVWQSTAANTDFEPKLSLAPLTWGTLKAAFYAMLLAAPLAIAAAIYTAYFMAPAMRRKVKPVIELMEALPTVILGFFAGLFLAPYVEGHLPGIFSLLLLTPIGILLAGFIWSRLPESIRLRVPDGWEAAILIPVVGLTAWFALGMSPILESWFFGGDMRLWISNDLGITYDQRNALIVGLAMGFAVIPNIFSIAEDAVFSVPRSLTYGSLALGATPWQTMTRVVLLTASPGIFSALMIGLGRAVGETMIVLMATGNTPVMEVNIFEGMRTLAANVAVEMPESEVGGTHYRVLFLSALVLLTFTFVMNTLAELIRQRLRKKYASL; this is encoded by the coding sequence ATGACTGACCTGGCCAATTCCCTGACTTCTTCGAAGAACCCGCCCGCCCGCATCGACTTCAATACGCCTGCGCTGCAACGCAAGCGGCGGATGCGAGCGCTGATGGACCACCTGACTCGCTGGTACGTGCTGGTCGGTGGCCTCGCCGTTCTTGGCGCCATCACCCTGATCTTCTTCTACCTGGCCTATGTGGTGCTTCCGCTGTTCCAGGGCGCCGAGCTGACGGCGAAGAAGGCGCAGAGCCCGGCCTGGCTGCAACAGCAGGACGCCGGCAAGCCGCTGCTGCTGGCCCTGGAAGAGCAGAACATGGTGGGCATGCGCGTTGCCGACAAAGGCGAAGTGCAGTTCTTCTCGGTGAAGGACGCTAGCCTGCTCAAGCGCCAGCAGCTGCCACTGCCGGCCGGCGCCAGTGTGGTGTCCATCGGCCAGGACCAGCCGGGTAGCCCGCTGGTGGTGCTGGGCCTGTCCAACGGCCAGGCGCTGATCTTCAAGCACAGCTACAACGTCACCTACCCGGACAACAAGAAAGCCATCGAGCCCCTGGTCAGCTTCCCCTACGGCGAGGCGCCCATGGCCCTCGACGCCCAGGGGCGCGCGCTGGAGCACGTGGCGCTGAGCATCAATGACGAGACCATGGTGCTGGCCGGTTCCACCGGCAGCCAGCTGCATGTGCAGCAGGTCGTCAGCGAAGAGAACATGCTGACCGGCGAAACCACCCAGGAGCAGAGCAGCATCGAGCTGCCGCAGATCGCCGAGCCGATCAAGGCCATCTATATCGATCCGCGCCACCAATGGCTGTACGTGCTCAACGGCCGTGCCCACGCCGATGTCTTCAGCCTGCGCGAGAAGGCCCTGAACGGCCGCTACAAGCTGCTGGAAGACGGCGAGCGCGAAGTCACTGCCAGCACCATGCTGCTGGGCGGCATCTCCCTGATGGTGGGTGATTCCAAGGGCGGCATCACCCAGTGGTTCATGGCCCGCGATCCGGACGGCTCCTCACGCCTGAAGCACATCCGTGACTTCCAGCTGGGCACCAACCCGGTGGTACAGATCAACGCCGAAGAGCGCCGCAAGGGCTTCATCGCCCTGGACTCCAGCGGCCACCTCGGTGTGTTCCACAGCACCGCCAACCGCACCCTGCTGGTCGAGTCCGTGACCGACGGCTCCGGCCTGATGGCCCTGTCGCCGCGCGCCAACCGCATCGTGGTCGAGGAAGGCAGCCAGCTGATGCCGTTCAGCCTGCGCAACCCGCACCCGGAAGTCTCCTGGAGCGCGCTGTGGGGCAAGGTCTGGTACGAGAGCTACGAGGAGCCGAAGTACGTCTGGCAGTCCACCGCCGCCAACACTGACTTCGAGCCCAAGCTGAGCCTGGCTCCGCTGACCTGGGGCACCCTGAAGGCGGCCTTCTACGCCATGCTGCTGGCCGCTCCGCTGGCCATCGCTGCCGCCATCTACACCGCCTACTTCATGGCGCCGGCCATGCGCCGCAAGGTGAAGCCGGTGATCGAACTGATGGAAGCCCTGCCCACTGTGATCCTGGGCTTCTTCGCCGGCCTGTTCCTGGCGCCCTACGTGGAAGGCCACCTGCCGGGCATCTTCAGCCTGTTGCTGCTGACCCCCATCGGTATCCTGCTGGCCGGCTTCATCTGGAGCCGCTTGCCGGAGTCCATCCGCCTGCGCGTGCCGGACGGCTGGGAAGCGGCGATCCTGATCCCGGTGGTGGGCCTCACCGCCTGGTTCGCCCTTGGCATGAGCCCGATCCTGGAAAGCTGGTTCTTCGGCGGCGACATGCGCCTGTGGATCAGCAATGACCTGGGCATCACCTACGACCAGCGCAATGCCCTGATCGTCGGCCTGGCCATGGGCTTCGCGGTGATCCCGAACATCTTCTCCATCGCCGAGGACGCCGTGTTCAGCGTGCCGCGCAGCCTCACCTACGGCTCCCTGGCCCTGGGTGCGACGCCCTGGCAGACCATGACCCGCGTGGTCCTGCTGACCGCCAGCCCGGGCATCTTCTCGGCGCTGATGATCGGCCTCGGCCGCGCCGTGGGCGAGACCATGATCGTGCTGATGGCCACCGGCAACACCCCGGTGATGGAAGTGAACATCTTCGAAGGCATGCGCACCCTGGCCGCCAACGTGGCGGTGGAAATGCCGGAGTCCGAAGTCGGTGGCACCCACTACCGAGTGCTGTTCCTCTCGGCCCTCGTGCTGCTGACGTTCACCTTCGTCATGAACACCCTGGCCGAGCTGATCCGTCAGCGACTGCGCAAGAAGTACGCCTCTCTATAA
- a CDS encoding phosphate ABC transporter substrate-binding protein PstS family protein, translated as MKLKRLMAALTFVAAGVATASAVAAVDPSIPAYQKTTGVSGNLSSVGSDTLANLMTLWAEAYKREYPNVNIQIQAAGSSTAPPALTEGTANLGPMSRKMKDVELQAFEQKYGYKPTAVPVAVDALAIFVHKDNPIKGLTMQQVDAIFSANRLCGGTSNIKTWGDLGVTGDLASKPIQLFGRNSVSGTYGYFKEEALCKGDFKPNVNEQPGSASVVQSISQSVNGIGYSGIGYKTSSVKTVALAKKEGGEFVEDNEQNALNGSYPLSRFLYVYVNKAPNKPLAPLEAEFVKMVLSKQGQEIVVKDGYIPVPAKVAEKTLKELGL; from the coding sequence ATGAAACTGAAGCGTTTGATGGCGGCCCTGACCTTCGTCGCCGCCGGCGTCGCTACCGCCAGCGCGGTCGCTGCTGTCGATCCGTCCATTCCGGCCTATCAGAAGACCACTGGTGTTTCCGGCAACCTGTCCAGCGTTGGTTCCGACACCCTGGCCAACCTGATGACCCTGTGGGCCGAGGCTTACAAGCGCGAATACCCGAACGTGAACATCCAGATCCAGGCCGCCGGTTCCTCCACCGCGCCGCCGGCTCTGACCGAAGGCACCGCCAACCTGGGCCCGATGAGCCGCAAGATGAAGGACGTCGAGCTGCAGGCCTTCGAGCAGAAGTACGGCTACAAGCCGACTGCTGTTCCGGTTGCCGTCGACGCCCTGGCGATCTTCGTCCACAAGGACAACCCGATCAAAGGCCTGACCATGCAGCAGGTCGATGCGATCTTCTCCGCCAACCGCCTGTGCGGTGGCACCTCCAACATCAAGACCTGGGGTGACCTGGGTGTGACCGGCGATCTGGCTTCCAAGCCGATCCAGCTGTTCGGTCGTAACTCCGTATCCGGCACCTACGGCTACTTCAAGGAAGAAGCCCTGTGCAAAGGCGACTTCAAGCCGAACGTGAACGAGCAGCCGGGTTCCGCTTCCGTCGTTCAGTCCATCAGCCAGTCCGTTAACGGCATCGGCTACTCTGGTATCGGCTACAAGACTTCCAGCGTGAAGACTGTCGCCCTGGCCAAGAAAGAAGGTGGCGAGTTCGTTGAAGACAACGAGCAGAACGCCCTGAACGGCAGCTACCCGCTGTCCCGCTTCCTGTACGTCTACGTGAACAAGGCGCCGAACAAGCCGCTGGCTCCCCTGGAAGCCGAGTTCGTGAAGATGGTGCTGTCCAAGCAGGGCCAGGAAATCGTTGTAAAAGACGGTTACATCCCGGTCCCGGCCAAAGTGGCCGAGAAGACCCTGAAGGAACTGGGCCTGTAA